From Mus musculus strain C57BL/6J chromosome 17, GRCm38.p6 C57BL/6J, the proteins below share one genomic window:
- the Cyp4f15 gene encoding cytochrome P450, family 4, subfamily f, polypeptide 15 isoform X1, which yields MNPSEYISAILELSALVTKRYHQLLLHIDSLYQLTCSGRRFHKACHLVHSFTDAVIQDRRRTLPSKHEDDVLKAKAKSKTLDFIDVLLLSKDEDGKELSDEDIRAEADTFMFEGHDTTASGLSWILYNLARHPEYQERCRQEVQELLRDRESTEIEWDDLAQLPFLTMCIKESLRLHPPVTVISRRCTQDIVLPDGRVIPKGVICIINIFATHHNPTVWPDPEVYDPFRFDPENIKDRSPLAFIPFSAGPRNCIGQTFAMNEMKVALALTLLRFRVLPDDKEPRRKPELILRAEGGLWLRVEPLSTQ from the exons GAATCCCAGTGAGTATATTTCTGCCATCTTGGAGCTCAGTGCCTTAGTGACCAAACGGTACCACCAGCTGCTTCTACACATAGACTCACTCTATCAGCTCACCTGTAGTGGGCGGCGCTTCCACAAGGCCTGCCACCTGGTGCACAGCTTCACAGATGCTGTCATCCAGGATCGACGACGTACTCTCCCCAGTAAGCATGAGGATGATGTCCTCAAGGCCAAGGCTAAGTCCAAAACTCTGGATTTCATTGATGTGCTGCTGCTGAGCAAG GATGAAGATGGAAAGGAGCTGTCAGATGAGGACATTAGAGCAGAGGCTGACACCTTCATGTTTGAGG GCCATGACACCACAGCCAGCGGGCTCTCCTGGATCCTGTACAATCTGGCAAGGCACCCAGAATACCAGGAGCGCTGCCGGCAGGAGGTGCAGGAGCTGCTGAGGGATCGAGAGTCTACAGAAATTGAGTG GGACGACTTGGCCCAGCTACCCTTCCTGACCATGTGCATCAAGGAGAGTCTGCGGCTGCATCCCCCAGTCACGGTCATTTCCCGTCGTTGTACCCAAGACATTGTGCTCCCAGATGGCCGGGTCATACCTAAAG GTGTTATCTGCATCATCAATATTTTCGCGACCCATCACAACCCAACTGTGTGGCCTGACCCTGAG GTTTATGACCCCTTCCGCTTTGACCCAGAGAATATCAAGGACAGGTCACCTCTGGCTTTTATTCCCTTCTCCGCTGGGCCCAG GAACTGCATAGGACAGACGTTTGCTATGAACGAGATGAAGGTGGCGCTGGCGCTGACGCTGCTGCGCTTCCGTGTGCTGCCAGATGACAAGGAGCCGCGCCGGAAGCCCGAGTTGATCCTGCGCGCAGAGGGCGGGCTGTGGCTGCGGGTGGAGCCGCTGAGCACACAGTGA